In Streptomyces sp. NBC_00704, a genomic segment contains:
- a CDS encoding AAA family ATPase, translating to MDPTTDNAGNTGDPGRARASLEALRAEISKAVVGQDPAVTGLVVALLCRGHVLLEGVPGVAKTLLVRALASALGLDTKRVQFTPDLMPGDITGSLVYDARTAEFSFQPGPVFTNLLLADEINRTPPKTQSSLLEAMEERQVTVDGTPRPLPDPFLVAATQNPVEYEGTYPLPEAQLDRFLLKLTIPLPSRQEEIDVLTRHAEGFDPRDLHAAGVRPVAGPADLEAARAAVAKTTISPEITAYVVDIVRATRESPSLTLGVSPRGATALLATARAWAWLTGRDYVIPDDVKALALPTLRHRVQLRPEAEMEGVTADSVINAVLAHVPVPR from the coding sequence ATGGACCCGACCACTGACAACGCCGGGAACACCGGGGACCCGGGCCGCGCCCGCGCCTCCCTGGAGGCCCTGCGCGCCGAGATCTCCAAGGCCGTGGTCGGCCAGGACCCCGCCGTGACAGGACTCGTCGTCGCACTCCTCTGCCGCGGACACGTGCTCCTCGAAGGAGTCCCCGGAGTGGCCAAGACGTTGCTCGTCCGCGCCCTCGCCTCGGCACTGGGACTCGACACCAAGCGCGTCCAGTTCACCCCCGACCTCATGCCGGGCGACATCACCGGCTCCCTCGTCTACGACGCCCGCACCGCCGAGTTCTCCTTCCAGCCCGGCCCGGTCTTCACCAACCTCCTGCTCGCCGACGAAATCAACCGCACCCCGCCCAAAACCCAGTCGTCCCTCCTCGAAGCCATGGAGGAACGCCAGGTCACCGTGGACGGCACCCCGCGCCCCCTCCCCGACCCGTTCCTCGTCGCCGCGACCCAGAACCCCGTCGAGTACGAGGGCACCTACCCCCTCCCCGAAGCCCAGCTGGACCGCTTCCTCCTCAAACTCACCATCCCGCTCCCCTCCCGCCAGGAGGAGATCGACGTCCTCACCCGCCACGCCGAGGGCTTCGACCCCCGCGACCTGCACGCCGCCGGCGTACGCCCCGTAGCAGGCCCCGCGGACCTCGAAGCGGCCCGCGCGGCCGTCGCCAAGACCACGATCTCCCCCGAGATCACGGCCTACGTCGTCGACATCGTCCGTGCCACACGCGAATCGCCGTCACTCACCCTGGGCGTGTCCCCTCGCGGCGCGACCGCCCTCCTGGCCACGGCCCGCGCCTGGGCATGGCTCACCGGCCGCGACTACGTGATCCCCGACGACGTCAAAGCCCTCGCTCTCCCCACCCTCCGCCACCGCGTCCAGCTCCGCCCCGAGGCGGAGATGGAAGGGGTCACCGCGGACTCCGTCATCAACGCCGTCCTCGCCCACGTCCCCGTCCCCCGCTGA
- a CDS encoding DUF58 domain-containing protein — protein sequence MALTGRTALLAALGSIPVGIWGPDWTGILAVNAPLALACACDVALAAPVRRLSLTRSGDTTARLGEPADITLTLTNPSRRPLRAQLRDAWPPSSWQPGTETAASRHRLNIPPGERRRVTTRLRPIRRGDHRSDRITIRSYGPLGLFSRQGAHHVPWTVRVLPPFTSRKHLPSKLSRLRELDGRTSVLTRGEGTEFDSLREYVPGDDTRSIDWRATARHSTVAVRTWRPERDRHILLVLDTGRTSAGRVDDAPRLDASMDAALLLAALASRAGDRVDLLAYDRRVRALVQGRTARDVLPSLVNAMATLEPELVETDARGLTAAALRTAPRRSLIVLLTTLDAAPVEEGLLPVLPQLTRRHTVLVASVADPRVARMADSRGDVDAVYEAAAAAQAQTERHRTAEQLRRHGVTVVDATPDDLAPSLADAYLALKAAGRL from the coding sequence ATGGCACTCACCGGACGCACCGCGCTCCTCGCGGCCCTGGGCTCGATCCCCGTCGGCATCTGGGGCCCGGACTGGACCGGCATCCTCGCCGTCAACGCCCCCCTGGCCCTGGCCTGCGCCTGCGACGTCGCCCTGGCGGCCCCCGTCCGACGCCTGAGCCTGACCCGCTCGGGCGACACCACCGCCCGTCTCGGCGAGCCGGCGGACATCACCCTCACCCTCACCAACCCCTCCCGCCGCCCCCTCCGCGCCCAGCTCCGCGACGCCTGGCCACCCAGCAGCTGGCAACCGGGCACGGAAACCGCCGCCTCCCGCCACCGCCTGAACATCCCGCCCGGCGAACGCCGCCGTGTCACCACCCGGCTGCGCCCCATTCGCCGAGGCGACCACCGGTCCGACCGCATCACCATCCGCTCCTACGGCCCCCTCGGCCTCTTCTCCCGCCAAGGCGCCCACCACGTCCCCTGGACCGTGCGCGTCCTGCCGCCGTTCACCAGCCGCAAACACCTCCCGTCGAAACTGTCCCGCCTGCGCGAACTCGACGGCCGCACCAGCGTCCTGACCCGCGGCGAGGGCACGGAATTCGACAGCCTGCGCGAGTACGTTCCCGGCGACGACACCCGCTCCATCGACTGGCGGGCCACAGCGCGCCATTCCACAGTCGCCGTCCGCACCTGGCGCCCCGAACGGGACCGGCACATCCTGCTGGTCCTCGACACCGGCCGCACCTCCGCCGGCCGTGTCGACGACGCCCCCCGTCTCGACGCCTCCATGGACGCCGCTCTCCTTCTCGCCGCCCTGGCCTCCCGAGCCGGCGACCGCGTCGACCTCCTCGCCTACGACCGCCGGGTACGCGCCCTCGTCCAGGGCCGCACGGCACGCGACGTCCTTCCGTCCCTGGTCAACGCCATGGCGACCCTCGAACCCGAACTGGTCGAAACCGACGCCCGCGGACTCACCGCCGCAGCCCTGCGCACGGCCCCCCGTCGCTCCCTCATCGTCCTGCTGACGACACTCGACGCCGCCCCGGTCGAGGAAGGCCTTCTTCCCGTCCTCCCTCAACTGACCCGACGCCATACCGTTCTGGTCGCCTCGGTCGCCGATCCCCGCGTCGCCCGCATGGCCGACTCCCGCGGCGACGTCGACGCGGTCTACGAGGCCGCGGCCGCAGCCCAGGCCCAGACAGAACGCCACCGCACCGCCGAACAACTCCGCCGGCACGGCGTCACCGTCGTCGACGCGACACCGGACGACCTCGCCCCCTCCCTGGCAGACGCCTACCTCGCGCTGAAGGCAGCAGGACGCCTGTAA